One Streptomyces sp. ML-6 genomic region harbors:
- a CDS encoding FG-GAP-like repeat-containing protein, with protein sequence MARLASSPGRGARRRIAALAALTVAAAGLGTVPNAVAADAPAPIATSGVWGIDFSGGVLNTVEIAPSGPRYALARRISPGGTTVGAPVSMGYVDGYATGAHAKSVPCDAGDCVLLRATGNGHLGRFFVDDGKERAQIWTTGNTHHSSEEPAVTGGRFVDATGRYFVYEAASTGKQYIDALGVRRADVRMTRPITAASVWGSALWTAASTAGVVTATDLEQKKVVQTVTTGAPCVLEELQTVGRWIYWNCGPDGAAGVYDRTAKKSVTVPSGAALVGDGYLVRHDRTAGKLLLTDFHTGTVAPPREIADLPAGGTVDQRRLTWAVDKFGGDIAYVGPDKAIRIVPSGVPTQPLAKIESDLDAGSVDLKSKEGSRSWESSWQLNAPATWTFVVKDLRGRTVRTLTGGPGAEVEVNWDGRTDKGTHVHNELHTWTLTAKAVKGGGTYTTSGKISVGGGLQGHHDQGGSDFGELVTLNSVGELTLHYTEGKGKFDWKRSGAGWPKGTVAVPFGDMGSDRCAEMLVRMPNGELRRYNGKCGNSYTPGSGHTSLGTGWNAYDILTVPGDLTGDGRPDLLARKASTGDIHLFADDGKGRLKPGVKIRSAWKGYSKVVGAGDLNGDGYGDVLAHDKKDGTLYRYDGTASGRLKERVKVFAAWGRSYDVIVGVGDITGDGKADIVERDSSGNLFRNNGNGKGSFGSRTKIATGWQGYKGIF encoded by the coding sequence TTGGCTCGCCTTGCTTCTTCACCCGGTCGTGGCGCCCGGCGCCGTATCGCGGCGCTGGCCGCCCTCACCGTGGCCGCGGCCGGTCTCGGCACGGTGCCGAACGCCGTCGCCGCGGACGCGCCGGCACCCATCGCGACGAGCGGCGTCTGGGGCATCGACTTCTCCGGCGGAGTGCTGAACACGGTGGAAATCGCCCCGAGCGGACCGCGGTACGCGCTCGCCCGCCGGATCTCCCCGGGCGGGACGACGGTGGGCGCCCCCGTCTCGATGGGGTACGTGGACGGCTATGCGACCGGAGCGCACGCGAAGAGCGTGCCGTGCGACGCCGGTGACTGCGTGCTCCTGCGCGCCACCGGCAACGGCCACCTGGGCCGCTTCTTCGTCGACGACGGCAAGGAACGCGCCCAGATCTGGACGACGGGGAACACGCACCACAGCTCCGAGGAACCCGCGGTGACCGGTGGCCGGTTCGTGGACGCGACCGGACGCTACTTCGTCTACGAGGCGGCGTCGACCGGCAAGCAGTACATCGACGCCCTCGGGGTCCGCCGGGCGGACGTGCGGATGACGCGGCCCATCACCGCCGCCTCGGTCTGGGGCTCGGCGCTGTGGACGGCGGCCTCCACCGCCGGCGTGGTCACCGCGACCGACCTCGAACAGAAGAAGGTCGTCCAGACCGTCACCACCGGCGCCCCGTGCGTGCTCGAGGAGCTCCAGACGGTCGGCCGCTGGATCTACTGGAACTGCGGCCCGGACGGCGCCGCCGGGGTCTACGACCGTACGGCGAAGAAGAGCGTCACCGTGCCGTCCGGCGCCGCGCTCGTCGGCGACGGCTACCTCGTCCGGCACGACCGCACCGCCGGGAAGCTGCTGCTCACCGACTTCCACACCGGGACGGTCGCACCGCCCAGGGAGATCGCGGACCTGCCCGCGGGCGGCACCGTCGACCAGCGGCGGCTGACCTGGGCCGTGGACAAGTTCGGCGGCGACATCGCGTACGTCGGCCCGGACAAGGCGATCCGGATCGTGCCGAGCGGGGTGCCCACGCAGCCGCTGGCGAAGATCGAATCGGACCTCGACGCCGGGTCCGTCGACCTCAAGAGCAAGGAGGGCAGCCGGAGCTGGGAGAGCAGCTGGCAGCTCAACGCGCCCGCGACCTGGACCTTCGTGGTGAAGGACCTGCGCGGACGCACCGTCCGTACCCTCACCGGCGGCCCCGGCGCCGAGGTCGAGGTCAACTGGGACGGCCGGACGGACAAGGGCACCCACGTCCACAACGAGCTCCACACCTGGACGCTGACCGCCAAGGCCGTCAAGGGCGGCGGCACGTACACCACCAGCGGGAAGATCTCGGTCGGCGGCGGTCTCCAGGGCCACCACGACCAGGGCGGCAGCGACTTCGGCGAACTGGTCACGCTCAACTCCGTCGGCGAACTGACCCTGCACTACACCGAGGGCAAGGGGAAGTTCGACTGGAAGCGCTCCGGCGCCGGCTGGCCCAAGGGCACGGTCGCGGTCCCGTTCGGGGACATGGGCAGCGACCGGTGCGCCGAGATGCTCGTACGGATGCCGAACGGGGAACTGCGCCGGTACAACGGCAAGTGCGGCAACTCGTACACGCCGGGCAGCGGCCACACCTCGCTGGGCACCGGCTGGAACGCGTACGACATCCTGACCGTGCCCGGCGACCTGACCGGTGACGGACGCCCCGACCTGCTCGCGCGCAAGGCGTCGACCGGCGACATCCACCTCTTCGCCGACGACGGGAAGGGCAGGCTGAAGCCCGGGGTGAAGATCCGCTCGGCCTGGAAGGGCTACTCGAAGGTCGTGGGCGCCGGAGACCTCAACGGCGACGGATACGGGGACGTGCTCGCCCACGACAAGAAGGACGGCACGCTCTACCGCTACGACGGCACCGCGAGCGGCAGGCTGAAGGAGCGGGTGAAGGTCTTCGCCGCGTGGGGAAGGTCGTACGACGTCATCGTCGGGGTCGGCGACATCACCGGCGACGGGAAGGCCGACATCGTCGAGCGGGACAGCTCGGGCAACCTCTTCCGCAACAACGGCAACGGCAAGGGATCGTTCGGCTCGCGCACGAAGATCGCCACCGGGTGGCAGGGTTACAAGGGAATCTTCTGA
- a CDS encoding heme-binding protein, producing the protein MKKLSLRTRVLTGAVVTAAVAGTFGVVSANAAAPAAAPAAAVKADAADKNLTHSTHLTIEAATKAARATLDAAEKENQRVSVAVVDRNGNTVVTLRGDGAGPQSYESAVKKAYTAVSWNAPTSELVKRLENAPTLKDIPGTLFLGGGAPVTTKGAPIAGIGVAGAPSGDLDEKFARAGVAALGR; encoded by the coding sequence ATGAAGAAGCTGTCGCTGCGCACCCGCGTCCTGACCGGTGCCGTCGTCACCGCCGCCGTCGCGGGCACGTTCGGAGTCGTCTCCGCCAACGCCGCGGCCCCGGCCGCCGCGCCCGCCGCCGCCGTCAAGGCCGACGCCGCCGACAAGAACCTCACGCACTCCACGCACCTGACGATCGAGGCCGCGACGAAGGCCGCGCGGGCGACGCTGGACGCCGCCGAGAAGGAGAACCAGCGCGTCTCGGTCGCCGTCGTCGACCGCAACGGCAACACCGTCGTCACCCTGCGCGGCGACGGCGCGGGCCCGCAGTCCTACGAGTCGGCCGTGAAGAAGGCCTACACCGCCGTCTCCTGGAACGCCCCCACCTCCGAACTGGTCAAGCGCCTGGAGAACGCTCCGACGCTGAAGGACATCCCCGGCACCCTCTTCCTCGGCGGCGGCGCCCCCGTCACCACGAAGGGCGCCCCGATCGCGGGCATCGGCGTCGCCGGCGCCCCGTCCGGCGACCTGGACGAGAAGTTCGCCCGGGCCGGCGTGGCCGCCCTCGGCCGGTAA
- a CDS encoding FAD-binding oxidoreductase, with product MNRTTPVPLDAMRTALRGPVIGPQDPEYRPAGTIYNAMIDRRPAAVVRCADTADVMAAVDFLRDEGLVVAVRGGGHSGAGLCLVDDGVTIDLSPMRWAHVDPEARTATVGGGSTLGDLDHAAHAFGLATPSGILSTTGVGGLTLGGGHGHLTRKYGLTIDNLLAAEVVLADGTPVTASDTSHPDLFWALRGGGGNFGIVTSFTFRMHPVDTVGVAVTLWPAARIHDVLRWYRDFLPRATEDLNGFFASLTVPPGPPFPEEIHGRRMCGVVWCWTGDPELLETTLKPVEDPGTPAFHFTAPMPYPALQSLFDALLPPGLQWYWRGNFFDRITDEAVDVHAEYAERLPTDLSTMHLYPVDGAAHRPGPGDTAWAYRDAVWSGVIAGIDPDPDNAGRLRQWCVDYWEALHPHSMGGTYVNFIGAGETPDRVRATYRDHYDRLAAVKRTYDPHNFFHANQNIEPAARPGVRRRAPASSDRLTPASSVGGREGSP from the coding sequence ATGAACCGCACCACACCCGTACCCCTGGACGCGATGCGGACCGCGTTGCGCGGCCCCGTCATCGGCCCGCAGGATCCGGAGTACCGCCCGGCCGGCACGATCTACAACGCCATGATCGACAGACGTCCCGCGGCGGTGGTCCGGTGCGCCGACACGGCGGACGTCATGGCCGCGGTCGACTTCCTCCGCGACGAGGGACTCGTGGTCGCCGTCCGCGGCGGCGGCCACAGCGGGGCGGGCCTCTGCCTGGTGGACGACGGCGTCACCATCGACCTCTCGCCCATGCGCTGGGCCCACGTCGACCCGGAAGCGCGCACGGCCACGGTCGGCGGCGGCAGCACCCTCGGCGACCTCGACCACGCGGCCCACGCCTTCGGGCTGGCCACCCCCTCCGGCATCCTCTCGACCACCGGCGTCGGCGGCCTCACCCTGGGCGGCGGCCACGGCCACCTCACCCGCAAGTACGGGCTGACGATCGACAACCTGCTGGCCGCGGAGGTCGTCCTGGCCGACGGGACCCCGGTGACGGCGAGCGACACCTCCCACCCCGACCTGTTCTGGGCGCTGCGCGGCGGCGGCGGGAACTTCGGCATCGTCACCTCCTTCACCTTCCGGATGCACCCGGTGGACACCGTGGGCGTCGCCGTCACGCTCTGGCCGGCCGCCCGGATCCACGACGTGCTGCGCTGGTACCGCGACTTCCTGCCCCGGGCCACCGAGGACCTCAACGGCTTCTTCGCCTCGCTCACCGTGCCGCCGGGGCCGCCGTTCCCGGAGGAGATCCACGGCCGGCGGATGTGCGGTGTCGTGTGGTGCTGGACGGGCGACCCCGAGCTGCTGGAAACCACCCTCAAGCCCGTCGAGGACCCCGGAACGCCCGCCTTCCACTTCACGGCGCCGATGCCCTACCCCGCCCTGCAGTCCCTGTTCGACGCCCTGCTTCCCCCCGGCCTGCAGTGGTACTGGCGCGGCAACTTCTTCGACCGGATCACCGACGAGGCCGTCGACGTGCACGCCGAGTACGCCGAGCGCCTCCCCACCGACCTGTCGACCATGCACCTGTACCCGGTCGACGGCGCCGCCCACCGGCCCGGCCCCGGCGACACGGCCTGGGCCTACCGGGACGCGGTCTGGTCCGGCGTCATCGCGGGCATCGACCCCGATCCGGACAACGCCGGAAGGCTCCGGCAGTGGTGCGTGGACTACTGGGAGGCACTGCACCCGCACTCCATGGGCGGCACGTACGTGAACTTCATCGGCGCGGGCGAGACCCCGGACCGGGTACGGGCCACCTACCGCGACCACTACGACCGCCTCGCGGCCGTCAAGCGGACCTACGATCCGCACAACTTCTTCCACGCCAACCAGAACATCGAACCGGCGGCCCGACCCGGGGTCCGGCGGAGGGCCCCGGCATCGTCCGATCGGCTGACCCCGGCGTCATCCGTCGGGGGTCGCGAGGGAAGCCCGTAG
- a CDS encoding SHOCT domain-containing protein, with protein sequence MDDYSLLDLFWTMLWFFLWVMWLFLLFKVITDIFRSHDLSGWGKAGWLVLTLLLPYIGVLVYVIVRGKSMSRRDIKEVQDRDAAFKAYVREVAGTSGGDGPKHGGHVDDLAKLADLRDRGALTEEEYQRAKTKLLV encoded by the coding sequence GTGGACGACTACTCGTTGCTCGACCTCTTCTGGACCATGCTCTGGTTCTTCCTCTGGGTCATGTGGCTGTTCCTGCTCTTCAAGGTCATCACGGACATCTTCCGCAGCCACGACCTCAGCGGCTGGGGCAAGGCGGGCTGGCTGGTCCTGACACTCCTGCTGCCGTACATCGGGGTGCTGGTGTACGTGATCGTGCGCGGCAAGTCCATGAGCCGGCGGGACATCAAGGAGGTCCAGGACCGGGACGCGGCCTTCAAGGCGTACGTACGGGAGGTGGCGGGCACCTCGGGCGGGGACGGCCCGAAACACGGCGGCCACGTCGACGACCTGGCGAAGCTCGCCGACCTCAGGGACCGGGGCGCCCTCACGGAGGAGGAGTACCAGCGCGCGAAGACGAAGCTCCTCGTCTGA
- a CDS encoding PP2C family protein-serine/threonine phosphatase: MVWKREQRPGGHAGGGVGTRRFVRALPALMIFGGLVFDAFTPPVFTAIPLFVAAPLIAAPFFSLSSTVCTGVASTLAVIALRLSSSTLPEVVPLIELLTLATVSVLAVVINAVVRRGNEQLASARVIAETAMRAVLPKPSERIGGLHVAARYVAAQADEFVGGDLFAVTDTPYGVRLVVGDVRGKGLEAVGTVAVVIGAFREAAEQERSLAGVARRLERALAREEARRGGLDVLEGFITAVLAEIPSGLSRVCVVNRGHPEPILLHPDGALEVLRPTEPALPLGMDLGAWPQRTDEWDLPAGATLLLYTDGLSEARNAEGVFYDPAERLRGRIFPGPEELLSALTDDVRLHTGGETTDDMALLAVMCPAERQPDRRRTVRIVGLEEA; the protein is encoded by the coding sequence GTGGTGTGGAAGCGGGAACAGCGGCCCGGCGGGCACGCCGGGGGCGGCGTCGGCACCCGGCGGTTCGTGCGGGCACTGCCCGCCCTGATGATCTTCGGCGGGCTGGTGTTCGACGCCTTCACGCCGCCGGTCTTCACCGCCATCCCGCTGTTCGTCGCGGCGCCGCTGATCGCCGCCCCGTTCTTCTCGCTGTCCAGCACCGTCTGCACCGGTGTCGCCTCGACGCTGGCCGTCATCGCGCTGCGGCTGTCCAGCAGCACGCTGCCCGAAGTGGTGCCGCTGATCGAGCTGCTGACCCTGGCCACCGTCTCGGTCCTCGCGGTCGTGATCAACGCGGTGGTGCGGCGCGGCAACGAGCAGCTGGCCTCCGCACGGGTCATCGCGGAGACCGCCATGCGCGCGGTGCTGCCGAAGCCGTCCGAGCGGATCGGCGGACTGCACGTGGCGGCGCGGTACGTGGCGGCGCAGGCGGACGAGTTCGTCGGCGGCGACCTGTTCGCCGTGACGGACACCCCGTACGGGGTGCGGCTGGTGGTCGGGGACGTGCGGGGCAAGGGCCTCGAAGCCGTGGGGACGGTGGCGGTGGTCATCGGGGCGTTCCGCGAGGCGGCCGAGCAGGAGCGCTCACTGGCGGGCGTCGCGCGGCGGCTGGAGCGGGCGCTGGCGCGGGAGGAGGCGAGGCGGGGCGGGCTCGACGTGCTGGAGGGGTTCATCACCGCCGTGCTGGCCGAGATCCCGTCCGGGCTGTCCCGGGTGTGCGTCGTCAACCGCGGCCACCCCGAACCGATCCTGCTGCATCCCGACGGGGCGCTGGAGGTGCTGAGGCCCACCGAGCCCGCGCTGCCGCTCGGGATGGACCTGGGTGCGTGGCCGCAGCGGACGGACGAGTGGGACCTGCCGGCCGGGGCGACCCTGCTCCTGTACACGGACGGCCTCTCCGAGGCGCGGAACGCCGAAGGGGTCTTCTACGACCCGGCGGAACGGCTGCGCGGGCGGATCTTCCCGGGGCCCGAAGAACTGTTGTCCGCGCTGACCGACGACGTGCGTCTGCACACGGGCGGCGAGACGACCGACGACATGGCGCTGCTCGCGGTCATGTGTCCGGCGGAGAGGCAGCCGGACCGGCGCAGGACCGTGCGGATCGTCGGCCTGGAGGAGGCGTGA
- a CDS encoding M23 family metallopeptidase — MASNKPAPEAPSWFTPDYGFGADFPAQRGPDSDAGSDPAATGTMTTVYGGDYGADPHTGHGGDLTTEFGGDFNDDFGGGFRTDGNGGEPARSLEEWNPTEESVRPVRGRHRVAKQRSGLARSSTVLGVGVIAAVGAGGMATAQSKPAVSISVPDSITENLPDAASLPGVGALFSDDSDKDASEDVTASAPLTSAGLTVAEAEQGRTDAGEALRARILQQAEQQQDAAAAEAKAAEEKKAAEKAAAEAKKQQDAAEAKAAAEKKKAEEEAKKKAEAARLAKLAASYAVPTFSYTITSTFGQAGSMWSSGHHTGLDFAAPTGTPVKAVHSGTIKSAGLAGSYGYRTVLELEDGTEIWYCHQSSIGVGVGQKVTTGETIGRVGATGNVTGPHLHLEIHTPDGTGVDPMAWLRGKGLNI, encoded by the coding sequence GTGGCGTCCAACAAGCCTGCCCCCGAGGCCCCGTCCTGGTTCACCCCCGACTACGGCTTCGGCGCCGACTTCCCCGCGCAGCGCGGTCCCGACTCCGACGCCGGTTCCGATCCGGCGGCCACCGGGACGATGACGACGGTGTACGGCGGCGACTACGGCGCAGACCCCCACACCGGCCACGGCGGCGACCTCACCACCGAGTTCGGCGGTGACTTCAACGACGACTTCGGCGGCGGCTTCCGTACCGACGGCAACGGCGGTGAGCCCGCGCGCAGCCTGGAGGAGTGGAACCCCACCGAGGAGTCCGTCCGCCCCGTGCGCGGCCGGCACCGCGTCGCCAAGCAGCGCAGCGGACTCGCCCGCAGCTCCACGGTGTTGGGCGTCGGCGTCATCGCGGCGGTCGGCGCGGGTGGCATGGCCACCGCGCAGAGCAAGCCGGCGGTCTCCATCTCCGTCCCCGACTCCATCACGGAGAACCTTCCCGACGCCGCGTCACTTCCCGGCGTGGGCGCCCTGTTCTCCGACGACTCGGACAAGGACGCGTCCGAGGACGTCACCGCCTCCGCCCCGCTGACCTCCGCCGGCCTCACCGTCGCCGAGGCCGAGCAGGGCAGGACGGACGCGGGCGAGGCGCTCCGCGCCCGCATCCTCCAGCAGGCCGAGCAGCAGCAGGACGCGGCCGCCGCCGAGGCCAAGGCCGCCGAGGAGAAGAAGGCCGCGGAGAAGGCCGCCGCCGAGGCGAAGAAGCAGCAGGACGCGGCCGAGGCCAAGGCCGCCGCCGAGAAGAAGAAGGCGGAGGAGGAGGCCAAGAAGAAGGCGGAGGCCGCGCGGCTCGCCAAGCTCGCCGCCAGCTACGCCGTTCCGACCTTCTCGTACACGATCACCTCGACCTTCGGGCAGGCCGGTTCGATGTGGTCCTCCGGCCACCACACCGGCCTCGACTTCGCCGCCCCGACCGGCACCCCGGTCAAGGCCGTGCACAGCGGCACGATCAAGTCGGCCGGTCTGGCCGGTTCGTACGGCTACCGCACGGTGCTGGAGCTGGAGGACGGTACGGAGATCTGGTACTGCCACCAGTCCTCGATCGGCGTCGGCGTCGGCCAGAAGGTCACCACCGGCGAGACCATCGGCCGGGTCGGCGCGACCGGCAACGTGACCGGACCGCACCTCCACCTGGAGATCCACACCCCCGACGGCACGGGCGTCGACCCGATGGCCTGGCTCCGCGGCAAGGGCCTCAACATCTGA
- a CDS encoding aldo/keto reductase, with protein MTSLRKLGSSDLQVFPLALGGNVFGWTADEAQSFAVLDAYVEAGGNFIDTADVYSAWVPGNKGGESETVIGKWLAARGNRSDIVVATKGGAHPEYKGLSPATLKAAAEESLRRLGTDHIDLYYTHFDDETVPVEEIITALDQLVKEGKVREIAASNLSAERLRASLDFSEREGLARYVALQPHYNLVSRDTYEGELQDTAARAGLAAVPYYALASGFLTGKYRPGAVVDSARAQSAGQYLESERGQKVLAALDKVAREHDAQIATVALAWLASRPTVAAPIASARTVEQLPALVAVADLALTEQDLAELTEASA; from the coding sequence ATGACTTCTCTTCGTAAGCTGGGCTCCTCCGACCTCCAGGTCTTCCCGCTCGCGCTCGGTGGCAACGTCTTCGGCTGGACCGCCGACGAGGCGCAGTCGTTCGCCGTGCTGGACGCCTACGTCGAGGCCGGGGGCAACTTCATCGACACCGCCGACGTGTACTCGGCCTGGGTGCCGGGCAACAAGGGCGGCGAGTCCGAGACCGTCATCGGCAAGTGGCTCGCCGCGCGCGGCAACCGTTCCGACATCGTCGTCGCCACGAAGGGCGGCGCCCACCCCGAGTACAAGGGGCTCTCCCCCGCCACCCTCAAGGCCGCCGCCGAGGAGTCGCTGCGCCGGCTCGGCACCGACCACATCGACCTCTACTACACGCACTTCGACGACGAGACCGTGCCGGTCGAGGAGATCATCACCGCCCTGGACCAGCTGGTGAAGGAGGGCAAGGTCCGGGAGATCGCCGCCTCCAACCTCAGTGCCGAGCGGCTCCGGGCGTCCCTGGACTTCTCGGAGCGCGAGGGGCTGGCGCGCTACGTCGCCCTCCAGCCGCACTACAACCTGGTCTCCCGCGACACCTACGAGGGCGAGCTCCAGGACACGGCCGCCCGCGCCGGGCTCGCCGCCGTGCCGTACTACGCCCTGGCCTCCGGCTTCCTCACCGGCAAGTACCGGCCGGGCGCCGTGGTGGACAGCGCGCGGGCCCAGAGCGCCGGTCAGTACCTGGAGTCGGAGCGGGGGCAGAAGGTCCTGGCCGCGCTGGACAAGGTCGCCCGGGAGCACGACGCGCAGATCGCGACCGTCGCGCTGGCCTGGCTCGCGTCCCGGCCGACCGTCGCCGCGCCGATCGCCTCGGCCCGCACGGTCGAGCAGCTGCCCGCCCTGGTGGCCGTCGCGGACCTCGCGCTGACCGAACAGGACCTGGCCGAACTCACCGAGGCGTCCGCCTGA
- a CDS encoding PrsW family intramembrane metalloprotease: MVFDGSVQQRQSQPAVPLLEEKRVGEILAAVPGRGHWRYRPRRVGMVWRSRAFRVTAVCTVLALCGLAILALVRDQTGTEGFLVGLGLAVLPVPLLMTAFRWLDRVEPAPWRNLLFAFAWGAFAAALVAILANSFATRWIATATADPADADTLGATVIAPVVEESAKAAAILLVFLFRRRDFNGIVDGVVTAGFTASGFAFTENILYLGNAFDEDQQAGTAGAVSVTAATFFVRVVMSPFAHPLFTVLTGIGFGIAATIARRRRVRRVVLPLLGLVLAMGMHALWNGSATFGPYGFYAVYGLFMVPAFGLVTWLAIWSRHRELRTLCAELPAYAAAGWLTPAEPLALSSMRARGLARDEARRRHAIAARGPVPYGAGWPGYGPVAVPAPTSGDLARATAHGKAAARTVAEYESFATSLASLRLRARRGAAEPDFAARELELLHHLWQRREVAVPALTYAAQATGRLRPHHPAPPPYAGPYPAHAPYGGHPNGPGPGHHPYLPPR, encoded by the coding sequence GTGGTCTTCGACGGGTCTGTCCAGCAGCGGCAGTCACAGCCGGCCGTACCGCTCCTCGAGGAGAAGCGGGTCGGTGAGATCCTCGCTGCCGTTCCCGGGCGGGGGCACTGGCGCTACCGGCCGCGCCGCGTCGGCATGGTGTGGCGCAGCCGGGCGTTCCGCGTCACGGCCGTGTGCACGGTGCTCGCGCTCTGCGGGCTGGCGATCCTGGCCCTGGTCCGCGACCAGACGGGCACCGAGGGGTTCCTCGTCGGGCTGGGACTCGCCGTACTGCCCGTGCCGCTGCTGATGACGGCGTTCCGCTGGCTGGACCGGGTCGAGCCGGCCCCCTGGCGGAATCTGCTGTTCGCCTTCGCCTGGGGCGCGTTCGCCGCCGCCCTGGTCGCGATCCTCGCGAACTCGTTCGCGACCCGCTGGATAGCCACGGCCACCGCCGACCCGGCGGACGCCGACACCCTCGGTGCCACGGTCATAGCGCCGGTCGTCGAGGAGAGCGCCAAGGCCGCCGCGATACTGCTGGTCTTCCTGTTCCGGAGACGCGACTTCAACGGGATCGTCGACGGCGTCGTGACCGCCGGGTTCACCGCGAGCGGCTTCGCCTTCACCGAGAACATCCTCTACCTCGGCAACGCCTTCGACGAGGACCAGCAGGCGGGCACCGCCGGTGCCGTGTCGGTGACGGCCGCGACGTTCTTCGTACGGGTGGTGATGTCGCCGTTCGCGCACCCGCTCTTCACGGTGCTGACCGGCATCGGCTTCGGGATCGCCGCGACGATCGCCCGGCGCCGGCGTGTCCGCCGGGTCGTGCTGCCGCTGCTGGGCCTCGTCCTCGCCATGGGCATGCACGCGCTGTGGAACGGGTCGGCGACCTTCGGCCCGTACGGCTTCTACGCCGTGTACGGGCTGTTCATGGTCCCGGCCTTCGGGCTGGTGACCTGGCTGGCGATCTGGTCGCGCCACCGCGAACTGCGCACGCTCTGCGCCGAGCTGCCCGCCTACGCGGCGGCCGGCTGGCTGACCCCGGCGGAGCCGCTCGCCCTCTCCTCGATGCGGGCCCGCGGCCTGGCCCGTGACGAGGCCCGCCGTCGGCACGCCATCGCGGCACGGGGGCCGGTCCCGTACGGGGCGGGGTGGCCGGGGTACGGGCCGGTCGCCGTCCCCGCCCCGACGAGCGGGGACCTGGCCCGGGCCACGGCCCACGGCAAGGCGGCCGCCCGCACGGTCGCCGAGTACGAGTCGTTCGCCACGTCGCTGGCGTCGCTGCGGCTGCGGGCCCGGCGCGGGGCGGCCGAACCGGACTTCGCGGCGCGGGAGCTGGAGCTGCTGCACCACCTCTGGCAGCGCAGGGAGGTGGCCGTGCCCGCCCTCACGTACGCGGCGCAGGCCACGGGCCGGCTGCGCCCCCATCACCCGGCGCCGCCCCCGTACGCCGGGCCGTACCCCGCGCACGCCCCGTACGGCGGTCACCCCAACGGCCCCGGGCCGGGACACCACCCCTACCTGCCCCCGCGGTAG
- the trmB gene encoding tRNA (guanosine(46)-N7)-methyltransferase TrmB, which produces MNPSESLSGSPAGSTAADLPASPSANRAASPGAGSAVPEAGSAEPGPAAGIPDELRAAALERQRRLRQEPRFPGGPAVDPAGSHHERRIRSFQPRRSRVTPGQEDALLRLWPKWGLDIDGQRVLDLPELFDGLPVVLEIGFGMGEATAQMAADDPDTGILAVDVHTPGQGNLLGLADRNGLSNIRVANGDAIILLREMLEPESLDGLRVYFPDPWPKKRHHKRRLIQPEFLDLAAQRLKPGAVIHCATDWEPYAEQMLDVLTAHPRYENTRADGGYAPRPAYRPLTRFEGQGLDKGHVVHDLLFTRR; this is translated from the coding sequence ATGAACCCCTCCGAGAGCCTCTCCGGGAGCCCGGCCGGAAGCACCGCCGCGGACCTTCCTGCGAGCCCTTCCGCGAACCGTGCCGCGAGCCCCGGGGCCGGTTCCGCCGTGCCCGAGGCCGGTTCCGCCGAGCCCGGCCCCGCCGCCGGGATCCCGGACGAGCTGCGTGCCGCCGCCCTCGAACGGCAGCGCAGGCTGCGCCAGGAGCCGCGCTTCCCCGGCGGCCCCGCCGTCGATCCGGCCGGTTCGCACCACGAGCGCCGGATCCGCAGCTTCCAGCCCCGCCGCAGCCGGGTCACGCCCGGCCAGGAGGACGCCCTGCTGAGGCTCTGGCCCAAGTGGGGCCTGGACATCGACGGACAGCGCGTCCTGGACCTGCCCGAGCTGTTCGACGGGCTCCCGGTGGTGCTGGAGATCGGCTTCGGAATGGGCGAGGCCACCGCGCAGATGGCCGCCGACGACCCGGACACGGGCATTCTCGCCGTCGACGTGCACACCCCGGGCCAGGGCAACCTCCTCGGCCTCGCGGACCGCAACGGCCTGTCCAACATCCGGGTGGCCAACGGCGACGCGATCATCCTGCTGCGCGAGATGCTCGAACCGGAGTCGCTGGACGGGCTGCGGGTGTACTTCCCCGACCCGTGGCCCAAGAAGCGCCACCACAAGCGGCGGCTGATCCAGCCCGAGTTCCTGGACCTGGCGGCGCAGCGGCTGAAGCCGGGGGCCGTGATCCACTGCGCAACCGACTGGGAGCCGTACGCCGAGCAGATGCTGGACGTGCTGACCGCGCACCCCCGGTACGAGAACACCCGGGCGGACGGCGGCTACGCGCCCCGGCCCGCGTACCGGCCGCTGACCCGGTTCGAGGGGCAGGGGCTGGACAAGGGCCACGTCGTGCACGACCTGCTCTTCACCCGCCGCTGA